A genomic segment from Phycisphaerae bacterium encodes:
- a CDS encoding sugar isomerase has protein sequence MARQMGLEKSGHSCGCSCCSSGLLAAIEAAKKVGLSRRNLLVGAGSVAVGSWAVAARSAHAQQAAAGGEPKFVPAKELIVQPVLTYITPQRQEQTSWRPWGGIQTQAQADEEASRIEKELRQMAESAGLAIRFLPVAKVADRDQASNVAKTKCDVMLIYAAGGAPDWLDMLTGKDRPTLYFLRHRSGPVSLYYEILHPHFLRKATDEYADTGIDVNDVVVDEYDDLAWRMRALLALRKTLGTRIIAVGGPGGWGAGRNLAPPIAREKWSLDIRTIEYPDVAKRLESLRKDDKVVAEARKQAAEYLAKPDTVLKCDKKYVENAFVLYKAFKDMMAEHDCAAFTIHHCMGTIMPISQTTACLPLSLLNDEGYLAFCESDFVVIPSGILMHNITGLPVFLNDPTWPHHGAVTIAHCTAPRRMDGKNDEPVEIHTHFESDYGAAPKVAMKVGQVVTNVVPDFECKKWVGALGTVEANPFHDICRSQSDIAIKGDWEKLLKDMRGFHWMTGYTDCMKEIGYAIKHLGIAWEDVSA, from the coding sequence ATGGCAAGGCAGATGGGTCTGGAGAAGAGCGGGCATTCTTGCGGTTGCTCGTGCTGTTCATCGGGTTTGCTGGCGGCAATCGAGGCCGCCAAGAAGGTGGGACTCTCTCGCCGTAACCTGTTGGTGGGCGCAGGTTCCGTGGCCGTGGGAAGCTGGGCCGTCGCCGCCCGGTCGGCCCACGCCCAGCAGGCCGCCGCGGGAGGCGAGCCGAAGTTCGTCCCAGCCAAGGAACTGATTGTCCAGCCGGTGTTGACCTATATCACTCCTCAACGGCAGGAGCAGACCAGTTGGCGACCGTGGGGCGGGATCCAGACTCAGGCCCAGGCTGACGAGGAAGCCTCGCGAATCGAGAAAGAACTTCGCCAAATGGCCGAGTCGGCCGGGTTGGCGATCAGGTTCCTGCCCGTCGCCAAGGTCGCCGACCGCGACCAGGCGAGCAATGTCGCCAAGACCAAGTGCGACGTCATGCTCATCTACGCCGCCGGCGGCGCACCCGATTGGCTGGACATGCTCACCGGCAAAGATCGTCCGACGCTGTATTTCCTGCGACATCGCTCCGGACCGGTGTCCCTGTACTACGAGATTCTTCACCCCCATTTCCTGCGCAAAGCGACCGATGAGTACGCCGACACGGGCATCGACGTCAACGACGTGGTCGTCGATGAGTACGACGATCTGGCGTGGCGCATGCGGGCTCTGCTGGCCCTGCGCAAGACGCTCGGAACGCGCATCATAGCCGTCGGCGGCCCCGGCGGTTGGGGTGCCGGGCGCAACCTGGCCCCCCCGATCGCCCGGGAAAAATGGAGCTTGGACATCCGCACCATCGAATACCCTGACGTTGCCAAGCGGCTGGAATCCCTGAGGAAGGACGACAAGGTCGTCGCCGAGGCCCGCAAGCAGGCCGCCGAGTACCTGGCCAAACCCGACACCGTGCTCAAATGCGACAAGAAATACGTCGAGAATGCGTTTGTCCTCTACAAGGCTTTCAAGGACATGATGGCCGAGCACGATTGCGCCGCCTTCACTATCCACCACTGCATGGGCACGATCATGCCCATCTCCCAGACCACCGCCTGCCTGCCCCTGAGTCTGCTTAACGATGAGGGTTACCTGGCGTTTTGCGAGTCCGACTTCGTGGTCATCCCCTCCGGCATCCTCATGCACAACATCACCGGCCTGCCGGTCTTCCTCAACGACCCCACATGGCCGCACCACGGCGCCGTCACCATCGCTCACTGCACCGCCCCGCGCAGGATGGACGGCAAGAACGACGAGCCGGTCGAGATTCACACCCACTTCGAGTCCGACTACGGCGCCGCTCCGAAGGTGGCCATGAAGGTCGGTCAGGTCGTTACCAACGTTGTGCCCGACTTCGAATGCAAGAAGTGGGTGGGCGCCCTCGGGACAGTGGAAGCCAATCCGTTCCACGACATCTGCCGCTCGCAGAGTGACATTGCGATCAAGGGCGATTGGGAAAAGCTGCTCAAGGATATGCGCGGCTTCCACTGGATGACCGGCTACACCGACTGCATGAAGGAAATCGGCTACGCCATCAAGCACCTGGGCATCGCCTGGGAGGACGTGTCGGCGTAA
- a CDS encoding glycosyl hydrolase, translating to MPASSSNLVVVITVLICCCLLRASDVQATDMSEAFALFEKPRREYATAPLWVWNDMLTEEQVVGTMRDLAAQKVMQVFVHPRPGLMTPYLSNEWFQLWRAALAEAEKLDMNVWIYDENSYPSGFAGGFVPEAMPESRGRGLEMKESVAPPSWGADTVAVYRLDGEKYENVSRQIQANETLSPGKYVACQVRRAPDQAWTGNRCYVDLLYPGVVEKFLDVTAERYRREIGQHFGKRVPGIFTDEPHLQPAGGLPWTERLPEAFEKRWGYSLLDHLICLSKPLGDYKLVRHNYLQLLHELFVECWGKPSFEFCRRNNIEFTGHYWEHEWPYCLRVPDSMAMYAWHQRPAIDVLMNQYNQDSPQAQFGNVRIVKELAGVANQLGRRRTLCEAYGAGGWDLRFEDMKRIGDWLYVLGVNTLDEHLSYISIRGARKHDHPQSFSYHEPWWDAYHVSAGYFARLSAAMSQGEQINTIALLEPTTTAWMYNCGPDGVAMMGELGNSFQKLVTTLALAQVDYDILCEDILARHGAAEGKGLVVGRRKYEVLVLPPMTENLNAATVKLLGDYLKSGGQVLSCGEPPARVEGKESLRVAEMARSGNWKQVTADELPRLLPGMSKDGFAVRQAAGDRGILFHHRRQLNGGELVFLVNTSLDSSCSAKVESACASAEKWDIEQGKVEQVAYEQTDKGIRIPVELAPGGSLLLALHKDRRIGPAPPHGSASRDEVRPGGEVKIRRVDPNVLTIDYVDVTTNNRTRENINVLKAANFVFAENGLKKNPWDRAVQFEDELIRHRFSSSSGLEAAYRFVIREKVPESLCIVIERADLYKITCNGKEVKAAEGQWWLDKAFGKIDIAATAQMGENRVVIKASPLTMFHELAAAYVLGDFNLEPAEKGFVIVPAKDLKLGPWNTQGLPLYSHSVAYTRSFDVGSKNGRYYVSLPAWLGSVAAVKVNGQLAGYVWHQPWELDVTDVLKQYGNDIEVVVIGTLKNTLGPHHGNPGLGSAWPGMWDNAPEQGPPPGAEYSTVGYGLFEPFVLKRGS from the coding sequence ATGCCTGCCTCTTCAAGCAATTTGGTCGTCGTCATAACCGTACTGATTTGCTGCTGTTTGCTGCGGGCTTCAGACGTCCAGGCAACTGACATGTCCGAGGCCTTCGCGTTGTTTGAGAAACCGCGGCGTGAATATGCCACCGCGCCGCTGTGGGTGTGGAATGACATGCTGACCGAGGAGCAGGTTGTCGGCACGATGCGAGATCTGGCGGCCCAGAAAGTGATGCAGGTTTTTGTTCACCCGCGGCCGGGTCTGATGACTCCGTACCTGTCAAACGAATGGTTCCAGCTTTGGCGGGCGGCCCTGGCGGAGGCTGAGAAGCTGGACATGAACGTCTGGATCTACGACGAGAACTCCTATCCGTCGGGTTTTGCAGGCGGGTTCGTGCCGGAGGCGATGCCGGAATCGCGCGGACGCGGCCTTGAGATGAAAGAGTCCGTTGCGCCGCCGTCCTGGGGCGCGGACACAGTTGCGGTCTACCGGCTGGATGGCGAGAAGTACGAGAACGTGAGCCGGCAGATCCAAGCGAACGAGACGCTTTCCCCCGGCAAATATGTTGCCTGCCAGGTGCGACGGGCCCCGGACCAGGCTTGGACGGGCAATCGGTGTTACGTCGATCTGTTGTACCCCGGCGTGGTCGAGAAGTTCCTGGACGTGACAGCCGAGCGTTATCGACGGGAGATCGGCCAGCACTTCGGCAAGCGTGTGCCCGGCATCTTCACTGATGAGCCGCACCTCCAGCCGGCGGGTGGGCTTCCGTGGACGGAACGTCTGCCCGAAGCATTCGAGAAGCGATGGGGCTACTCGCTGCTCGATCATCTGATCTGCCTGAGCAAGCCTTTGGGCGACTACAAGCTGGTTCGGCACAACTACCTGCAGCTTCTCCACGAGCTGTTCGTCGAATGCTGGGGTAAGCCCTCGTTCGAGTTCTGCCGGCGGAACAACATCGAGTTCACCGGCCATTACTGGGAACACGAGTGGCCGTACTGCCTTCGCGTGCCCGACAGCATGGCCATGTATGCCTGGCACCAGCGCCCGGCCATCGACGTGCTGATGAACCAGTACAACCAGGACAGCCCGCAGGCCCAGTTCGGCAATGTCCGCATCGTCAAGGAACTGGCCGGCGTCGCCAACCAGTTGGGCCGCAGGCGCACGCTCTGCGAGGCCTACGGGGCCGGCGGCTGGGATTTGCGATTCGAGGACATGAAGCGGATCGGCGACTGGCTGTACGTGCTCGGCGTCAACACTCTGGATGAGCACCTGTCGTATATCAGCATTCGCGGGGCCCGCAAGCACGACCACCCGCAGTCGTTTTCGTACCACGAGCCGTGGTGGGATGCCTACCACGTATCGGCCGGGTACTTCGCCCGCCTGTCGGCGGCGATGTCGCAGGGCGAGCAGATCAATACGATCGCGCTGCTTGAGCCGACGACCACCGCCTGGATGTACAACTGCGGGCCGGACGGCGTTGCGATGATGGGAGAGCTCGGCAACAGCTTCCAGAAGCTCGTGACGACGCTGGCCCTGGCCCAGGTGGACTATGACATCCTTTGCGAAGACATTCTGGCACGGCATGGTGCGGCGGAAGGCAAGGGTCTTGTCGTCGGCAGGCGGAAGTATGAGGTTCTTGTTCTGCCGCCCATGACGGAGAACCTGAACGCGGCGACGGTCAAGCTGCTCGGCGATTATCTCAAGAGCGGCGGTCAAGTGTTGTCGTGCGGCGAGCCGCCCGCCCGGGTCGAAGGCAAGGAATCGCTGCGGGTCGCCGAGATGGCCCGATCGGGCAACTGGAAGCAGGTCACGGCTGATGAACTGCCTCGCCTGCTGCCGGGTATGAGCAAGGACGGCTTCGCGGTTCGGCAGGCGGCCGGTGATCGGGGCATCTTGTTCCATCACCGCCGGCAATTGAACGGCGGCGAATTGGTGTTCCTGGTCAATACCAGCCTGGATTCGTCGTGCTCGGCGAAGGTCGAGTCGGCCTGCGCGTCCGCGGAGAAGTGGGACATCGAGCAGGGCAAGGTTGAGCAGGTTGCTTATGAACAGACGGACAAAGGCATTCGCATTCCCGTCGAACTGGCCCCGGGCGGCAGCCTGCTGCTGGCCCTGCATAAGGATCGCCGCATCGGCCCCGCGCCGCCGCATGGTTCGGCTTCTCGCGACGAGGTCAGGCCCGGCGGCGAGGTGAAGATCCGCCGGGTGGATCCGAACGTGCTGACCATCGACTACGTGGACGTCACCACCAACAATCGAACGCGAGAGAACATCAACGTTCTTAAGGCGGCGAACTTCGTGTTTGCCGAGAACGGCCTCAAGAAGAACCCGTGGGACCGGGCAGTGCAATTCGAGGATGAACTCATCCGCCATCGCTTCTCGTCGAGCAGCGGGCTGGAGGCGGCCTATCGCTTCGTCATCCGCGAGAAGGTACCCGAGTCATTGTGTATCGTGATCGAGCGGGCGGACCTGTACAAGATCACGTGCAATGGCAAGGAGGTCAAGGCGGCCGAAGGGCAGTGGTGGCTGGACAAGGCCTTCGGCAAGATCGATATTGCCGCCACCGCCCAGATGGGCGAGAACCGCGTGGTGATCAAAGCCTCGCCGTTGACCATGTTCCACGAACTGGCGGCCGCATACGTGCTGGGCGATTTCAACCTTGAGCCGGCCGAGAAGGGCTTTGTGATCGTCCCGGCGAAGGACCTCAAGCTCGGCCCGTGGAACACGCAGGGATTGCCGCTGTATTCGCACAGTGTGGCGTATACGCGGTCCTTTGACGTCGGGTCGAAGAACGGCCGTTACTACGTCTCGCTGCCTGCATGGCTGGGCAGCGTCGCGGCGGTGAAGGTCAACGGCCAACTTGCCGGTTATGTCTGGCACCAGCCGTGGGAACTCGATGTCACTGACGTCCTGAAGCAATACGGCAACGACATCGAGGTCGTGGTGATCGGCACGCTCAAGAATACTCTGGGCCCGCACCATGGCAATCCCGGCCTCGGCTCGGCCTGGCCGGGAATGTGGGACAACGCCCCCGAACAGGGCCCGCCGCCGGGTGCGGAGTATTCCACAGTTGGCTACGGGCTGTTCGAACCATTCGTTCTGAAGCGCGGGTCGTGA
- a CDS encoding trypsin-like peptidase domain-containing protein, giving the protein MRILVTLIFCCFLVVPAFAAESALTGDAGGLERLDFREVVKQAKDKVFPAVVFVKCLRESHEQGKKRTEDVSGSGVIISPEGEMLTNWHVVEKATEVRCLLLDGQAMGAKVLGTDKDTDLALVQLVVPENAKPLPHAVLGDSTKLKEGDFVMAMGAPWGLSRSVSIGIISCKDRFLPEASEYSLWLQTDASISPGNSGGPLVNTDGEVIGINTRGTSYGGDMGFAIPSDTIRTIVPQLREVGHVNWSWMGLQLQALKDFNRNMYFDGTEGVIVAETDPDSPARRAGIQPRDRLLRVNGKSLNAITEENLPAIRRELGLLPKHKPAKLELLRGSDLLVVELTPREKGKVEGDELDCPRWDMTLKTINQFENPDLYFHRQKGVFVLGVKYPGNASNAGLQSQDILLKIEGKDVTTLDEVKAIHEEAIRNVGTKHRVLVTVLRNGLMRQVVLDFSREYEKE; this is encoded by the coding sequence ATGCGTATCCTCGTAACGTTGATCTTCTGCTGTTTTCTGGTTGTTCCCGCCTTCGCGGCCGAGTCAGCCTTGACCGGCGACGCGGGGGGGCTTGAACGGCTCGATTTCCGCGAGGTCGTCAAACAGGCCAAGGACAAGGTGTTTCCCGCGGTCGTTTTCGTCAAATGTCTGCGGGAAAGCCACGAACAAGGCAAAAAGCGTACCGAGGACGTCTCCGGCAGCGGGGTGATCATTTCGCCAGAGGGAGAGATGCTGACCAACTGGCACGTGGTGGAGAAGGCAACGGAGGTGCGATGCCTGCTCCTGGACGGGCAGGCGATGGGCGCCAAGGTCCTGGGCACGGACAAGGACACCGACCTGGCCCTGGTTCAGCTTGTCGTGCCCGAGAATGCCAAACCGCTGCCGCATGCCGTTCTGGGGGATTCGACGAAGCTGAAGGAGGGTGATTTCGTCATGGCCATGGGTGCCCCGTGGGGGCTGAGCCGCTCGGTCTCCATCGGGATCATTTCCTGCAAGGACCGTTTTCTGCCCGAGGCGAGCGAATACAGCCTGTGGCTTCAAACCGACGCCTCGATCAGCCCGGGCAACTCCGGCGGGCCGCTGGTCAACACTGACGGCGAGGTCATCGGCATCAATACGCGAGGCACCAGCTACGGCGGGGACATGGGGTTTGCGATCCCATCGGACACCATTCGCACCATCGTGCCGCAGCTTCGCGAGGTCGGGCACGTCAACTGGAGCTGGATGGGCCTGCAGCTTCAGGCGCTTAAGGATTTCAATCGCAACATGTACTTCGACGGAACGGAGGGGGTAATCGTGGCGGAGACCGATCCGGACAGTCCGGCGCGCCGGGCGGGCATTCAGCCGCGAGACCGGCTTCTGAGGGTCAACGGAAAGTCCCTCAACGCCATAACCGAGGAGAACCTTCCGGCTATCCGGCGTGAACTCGGGCTGCTCCCGAAACACAAGCCGGCCAAGCTCGAGCTCCTGCGAGGCTCGGACCTGCTGGTGGTAGAGCTGACCCCCCGAGAGAAGGGCAAGGTGGAGGGTGACGAACTCGACTGTCCGCGTTGGGACATGACCCTCAAGACGATCAACCAGTTCGAGAACCCCGATCTGTACTTTCACCGCCAGAAGGGCGTGTTCGTTCTCGGAGTCAAGTACCCGGGTAATGCCTCGAACGCGGGCCTGCAGTCGCAGGATATACTCCTGAAGATCGAGGGGAAGGATGTGACCACGCTCGATGAGGTGAAGGCGATTCATGAGGAGGCGATCAGAAACGTGGGCACCAAGCACCGAGTGCTGGTAACGGTGCTCCGCAACGGCCTGATGCGCCAAGTGGTGCTCGATTTCTCTCGGGAGTACGAAAAGGAGTAA